Below is a window of Campylobacter canadensis DNA.
TTGCAATAATCACATCACTACGAACTTTTTTTGCAAATTCTGGGCTAACTTCTGGATTTGGGTTTGCTAATGCAAAAATTATTGGGTCTTTTGCCATTGATAAAAGCATTTTTTCACTTAAAATATCAGCTTTGCTAAGACCTAAAAACACATCAGCTCCTACTAAAATTTCTTCTAAACTATCCTCATCGCATTCTCTTATAAATTCACATTTGTGTAGATTTAAATCTTTTCTTTTATGATTAATTACGCCTTTTGAATCAAGCATAAAAATATTTTTTACTCCTATTTGCTTGTAAATTTTTGCACTTGCAATACCAGCTGCACCTGCTCCGCAAATTACAACCTTTAAATCTTCAAGCTTTTTATTTATAAGTTTGCAAGTATTTATAAGTCCAGCTGCGCTAATAATTGCCGTTCCGTGCTGGTCATCATGCATTACAGGAATTGATAATTCTTGTAATTTTTCTTCTATTTCAAAACACTTTGGTGCTGCTATATCTTCAAGATTTATTCCGCCAAAACTTTGAGCAATATTTTTTATGGTATTTATTATTTCATAAGTATCTTGAGTGTTTAATTCAATATCAACTGCATCAATATTTGCAAATTTCTTAAATAAGCAACATTTTCCTTCCATTACAGGCTTACCAGCTAATGCACCAATATTTCCAAGTCCTAAAACCGCACTACCATCAGTAATAACAGCTACTAAATTAGATTTACTTGTATATTTATAAGCTAAATCACTATTTTCTTGTATTTTTAAGCACGGATATGCAACACCTGGAGAATAAGCTAAGCTTAAATCTTCATAACTATTCATAGGAGTTTTAATTGATGTTTGAATTTTTCCACCTTCGTGGTATTTTAAAGCTTTTTGTTCTAAATTATCCATTAATTTTTCCTTTAAAATTATTAAATCTTATTTTAATTTCATCTTCGCTTAAATATTCAAGCATAGCAAACACGCTAGGGCTTACACTAACACCAGTTAAGGCAATTCTTAATAACTGTGCTAAATCCTTTAATTTTGCATTATTTGCTTGTAAAAATTCATTAGTAAATTCTTCATATTTACTCTCATTTTCTTGAACTGTAAATTCATTTACATATTTATTAAATAAATCTTTGCTAATTTCATTTACAAATTTATTAATCGCATTCTCATCATAACTTTGTGGAGTGTTATCTACAATCTTTGCTGAAGATATTAATTCTACTAAAGTTTTTGCCCTTTCTTTTAACATATGTAACAATTTTAACTTTGAGCTAAAATCATAGCCAAGTTCTTTACAAGCATTAATAATTCTTTCATCTGGTAAGCTTTTAATATAATGTGCATTAAGCCATTCTAATTTTTTTGCATTATAAGTACTTGCACCTTTGCTAACATTTTTAAATGTAAAACATTCTTTCATTTCTTGCATAGAAAATATTTCTTGGTCTTTATTTGAATATCCTAATCTTAATAAAAAATTAAGTAAGGCTTCTGGCAAATAACCCATTGCTTTATATTCCATAACATCGGTTGCTCCGTGTCTTTTACTTAGCTTTTTTCCATCTTCGCCATTAATCATTGCTAGATGATAAAAATTAGGAATTTTAAAATTAAGTGCTTCATATAAAATAATTTGCTTAGGAGTATTAGATAAATGGTCATCTCCTCTAATAACATCGCTAACCCCCATTAAAGCGTCATCTACAACCACTACAAAATTATAAGTAGGGCTTCCATCTGCTCTTGCGATTACAAAATCATCTAAGATATCTTCGCATTTAAATACAACCTTGCCTTTAACTCCATCATTTACAACGATTTCTCCACTTAAAGGAGCCTTTATTCTAACAACTGGTTTAATATCTTTTGGAATTTCGCCTTTATAATCTCTATATCTTCCGTCATATTTTGGTCTTAATTTTTTTGCTTCTTGTTCTTTTCTTAACTGCTCTAGCTCATCTTCACTCATATAACAATAATAAGCCTTACCTTCATCAAGCAATTGTTTAATATATCTTTTATAAATATCAAATCTCTTACTTTGATAGGTAATTTCTGAATCAATTTCTAAATCAACCCATTTAAAAGCATCTAATATTGCTTGAGCGGCCTGAGCACTATTTCTAGCCATATCAGTATCTTCAATTCTTAAAATAAATTTACCATTATTTGCTCTTGCATATAAATAAGAAAATAAAGCGGTTCTTAAACCACCAATATGTAAATAGCCCGTTGGTGATGGGGCAAATCTAGTTGTAATCATTGTATTAGCCTTTTATTAAATTTAATATTGCTATAATCTCATAAAATCACTTCTTAAAGGTAAATTTAAATGAAAAAAATATTTATTTTAATATCGTTTTTACTATGTTTAAATGCTTCAACAATAGTAAATATAAAAGCAACAATTAATGGACAAGCAATAACAAATATTGATTTAAAACAAGCAATAAATTTTTATAAACTTGATGAAAAATTAGTTTTAAATAAATTAATTCAACAAAAATTAGTTGTTTTTTTAGCAAAAAAATATAATCTTACTTCTAACGAACTTGAGTATGAAGAAATGCTTAAACAAATTGCAAAAGAAAAAAAATTAAGTGTTGATGAATTTTTAGCTCAATATTCAAATGAAGAATTATTCTTTGTAAAAGATTTAATAAAAAATGAGGTTTTAACTCAAAAATTATATCAATTTATAGTTCAAAATTTTACAAAACAAATAAGCGATGAAGAAGCGCAAAAATTTTACGATGCTCATAAAAGCGATTTTTATTACGCAGGTTATGACAAGGTTGCAAATCAAATAAAAAATATTTTATTTAATCAAAATGCGCAAGAAAGCATAGAAAGTTTTATGCAAAAGGAAAATTCAAAAGCAAAAATAAAAATATTTTAACTAGGAGTCGGTGCTATGAAAATTAATTCTTTATTTTCAAATTCTTTTAGAAAATTTATGGCAATATTGTTTATTAGTTTTGAACTTGTAATTGCCTTTTACTGCTATGGAATTTATAAAAGCGAAGAAAAAAGAATAGTAGCACACCATAAAACTTTTAATATAAGCGAAGATAGTATGAATGTTAGACTTGCACAAAATAAAGCAAGATTTATTAATCAATTTAGTATTTTTAGCCTTTGTTTGCTTGTGCTTCTTTTAGTTACAACTATTTTTTACAAAAAAGAAAAAAGAAAACTTATGAAGTTGTTTAACAATTTTACAAAACAAATTGAAAGTAGTGTTATTAAAAACGATAAAATTCAATTAGAAAAAGAGCTAAACTATCAAGAATTTCAAACAATATCTAATGCTTTAAATCAAGTTTTACAAGAAAATTACAAAAATTTGTATTTTGATAAAGCAACTTCTCTTCCTAATGAATTATTTTTTGTAAAAGAATTAGCTGATAACAAAAATATGATTGTCGTGTATATTTATTCTAAAAATTATCAAAATTTATTATATAACTATAATTTTTTAATTGCCGATAGAATAAATTTAATCTTAGCAAAAAGATTAAAATTTTCTTTTATAAATAAAAAGAATTTACAAATTGCAAAATCAAGTGGTGGAGATTTTTTACTGGCTTTTTCAACAGAAAGCCTTGATTATTATGAAAATATTATACAAGACTTTGCAAAAGTTCTATTAAAAACACTGCAAGAGCCAATAATGTTTGAGTGTAATAAAATCCACAATCAAGACTTTTGCTTAGGTTTTGATTATATTTTAAATGAGAATATCCAAAGAGTTGTTAGTAATGCTTACAAGGCAGCACTTTTAGCAAGCGCTAAAAATGAAGAATATTGCATATATTCATACGAACTTGATGAGCAAATTTCATATACTAATGAATTAAAAAATGACTTAAAAATAGCAATAGAGGAAAATAAGCTGCAAGTTTATTATCAGCCGAAATTTGCTTATGATGGTTTAAGAATTCTTGGTGCAGAAGCCTTAGTTAGATGGAAAAGAAATAATAAATTTGAAAATACAGAAAAATTTATTCAAATTGCAGAAAATAATGATTTAATAATAGCCCTAGAGCAAAATGTAATAAGACAAGTTGCTAAAGATATTACAACTCTTATGAAAATAGGAATATCATTAAAGGTTAGTATAAATGTTTCTTCAAAACACATAAAAGATTCAAAACTACTAGAATATTTAGAAAAAATTTGCAAAGAATTTAATATACCTAAAAATTTAATTGAATTAGAAATTACTGAAAGACAAAAAGTTATTAATTCAAGTTTTAATGAATTAAATAATTTAAAAAATGCTGGTTTTAATATAAGTGTTGATGATTTTGGTAAAGAATATAGCTCTTTTTCATACATAAATGAACTTCCTGTTGATGAAATTAAAATTGATAAAAGCTTTGTAGATGGACTTATTATAAAAGAAGACGGTGCATTTACTAATTCAAATTCATTAATTATAATTGAAAGTATAATTTCTTTAGCTAGACGCTTAAATAAAACAATTACAGCAGAAGGTGTTGAATATAAAAATCAGTTAGATTATTTAAATTCTTTAGGTTGTGAACAATTTCAAGGATACTATTTTCAAGCTCCAATGCCTTTAGATAGCTTACTTGAAAAATATAAAAACCATAATTTTTAAAAACAATATTTAAGAAAACTATTCTTAAATATTTTGATCTTATTTTTTACAGTTTAATTTAAAAGATTTTACAAATTATGTTGTAAGTTTTTTCAAAAGCTTTTCACAAGAATTAAGTTTTAATTAGTAAAAAATATATTTTTAATAAAAGTTTAAAAAATCAATAATAGCTTTTATTTAATATTACTTAGCTAGAAAAATGAT
It encodes the following:
- a CDS encoding malic enzyme-like NAD(P)-binding protein: MDNLEQKALKYHEGGKIQTSIKTPMNSYEDLSLAYSPGVAYPCLKIQENSDLAYKYTSKSNLVAVITDGSAVLGLGNIGALAGKPVMEGKCCLFKKFANIDAVDIELNTQDTYEIINTIKNIAQSFGGINLEDIAAPKCFEIEEKLQELSIPVMHDDQHGTAIISAAGLINTCKLINKKLEDLKVVICGAGAAGIASAKIYKQIGVKNIFMLDSKGVINHKRKDLNLHKCEFIRECDEDSLEEILVGADVFLGLSKADILSEKMLLSMAKDPIIFALANPNPEVSPEFAKKVRSDVIIATGRSDYDNQINNVLGFPYIFRGALDVRASKITENMKLAAVYALAKLGEEAVDEKTKAIYNKELKFGKDLIIPKPFDTRVKAYVSTAVAKAAIDDKVALISDFDEEKYFKELLNEGN
- the gltX gene encoding glutamate--tRNA ligase, translating into MITTRFAPSPTGYLHIGGLRTALFSYLYARANNGKFILRIEDTDMARNSAQAAQAILDAFKWVDLEIDSEITYQSKRFDIYKRYIKQLLDEGKAYYCYMSEDELEQLRKEQEAKKLRPKYDGRYRDYKGEIPKDIKPVVRIKAPLSGEIVVNDGVKGKVVFKCEDILDDFVIARADGSPTYNFVVVVDDALMGVSDVIRGDDHLSNTPKQIILYEALNFKIPNFYHLAMINGEDGKKLSKRHGATDVMEYKAMGYLPEALLNFLLRLGYSNKDQEIFSMQEMKECFTFKNVSKGASTYNAKKLEWLNAHYIKSLPDERIINACKELGYDFSSKLKLLHMLKERAKTLVELISSAKIVDNTPQSYDENAINKFVNEISKDLFNKYVNEFTVQENESKYEEFTNEFLQANNAKLKDLAQLLRIALTGVSVSPSVFAMLEYLSEDEIKIRFNNFKGKING
- a CDS encoding EAL domain-containing protein, with amino-acid sequence MKINSLFSNSFRKFMAILFISFELVIAFYCYGIYKSEEKRIVAHHKTFNISEDSMNVRLAQNKARFINQFSIFSLCLLVLLLVTTIFYKKEKRKLMKLFNNFTKQIESSVIKNDKIQLEKELNYQEFQTISNALNQVLQENYKNLYFDKATSLPNELFFVKELADNKNMIVVYIYSKNYQNLLYNYNFLIADRINLILAKRLKFSFINKKNLQIAKSSGGDFLLAFSTESLDYYENIIQDFAKVLLKTLQEPIMFECNKIHNQDFCLGFDYILNENIQRVVSNAYKAALLASAKNEEYCIYSYELDEQISYTNELKNDLKIAIEENKLQVYYQPKFAYDGLRILGAEALVRWKRNNKFENTEKFIQIAENNDLIIALEQNVIRQVAKDITTLMKIGISLKVSINVSSKHIKDSKLLEYLEKICKEFNIPKNLIELEITERQKVINSSFNELNNLKNAGFNISVDDFGKEYSSFSYINELPVDEIKIDKSFVDGLIIKEDGAFTNSNSLIIIESIISLARRLNKTITAEGVEYKNQLDYLNSLGCEQFQGYYFQAPMPLDSLLEKYKNHNF